The DNA sequence TCTAATCGTGATTTCGGTGGTTACCGGATTGTTGAGACTGGTTTGGAAATTGAAAAAAATAATCGCAATTCCAAATTAGGCACGATAAATGAAGTGGCAAAATTTATTAGAGACCCTTTTGGGAGTCCGTATATTCCAGGTAGTTCCTTAAAGGGAGCTATTCGAACCATCTTAATGAACACAAATCCTGATTGGAACAATAAGAATGCAGTTGATTTTCGCGGGAGAAGTCCTAAAGAAAACAAGAAGATGATTCCATGGGGTGCCAAAAAGGGTCAAGAATTTAATGACTTGTTTAATGCCATTCGTGTTAGTGATAGTGAGCCATTTAACAATGAGCAGATTATTCTAGTTCAAAAATGGGATTATTCAGCTAAGTCCTTAACTGCTAAGCCTCTTCCTTTATATAGGGAAGCAATCGCGCCCTTAACTAAAATCAATTTCACCATTACTACAACTACTAAGGAAGCTGGAATCCTAATGGAAGAATTAGGACAGAGAGCGCAAGCCTTTTACAAAGAATATAAAGAATTTTTCTTATCAGATTTTCCTGAAACTAAAATTCAGCCAAATCTTCAATATCCTATCTACTTGGGAGCAGGAAGTGGAGCCTGGACAAAAACCTTGTTTCAACAAGCGGTCAGAATCTTACAAAAACGATATAGTCGAATGGAGACCAAGATGGTTGGTAAGGGAGTATTGAAATTAACAAAAGCACCAAGGAAAAGTGTTAAAACAACACAAGGACCTCGTAAACTGATAATGAATGATGAATCCTTATATGAGATGGGCAAGGCGAACTTTATGATTAAGGAGATTACTAAATGAAGGTTTTGATTTCAGCAGTGGGTGATACAGATCCAATCCGTAATTTTCACGATGGAGCCTTAGTACATATTGCGAGAAAATACCGTCCAGATAAGATTATTATTGTTTTTTCTGAGGAAATGATTAGTAAGAAAGATGATATTGAGAAAGTAATTCTTTCTATTGATAGTGAATACGTCCCAGAGATTGTATACCATGAGCCAATCATCTTAAATAAAGATGTATATGTTTTTGATACCATGTATGATCAATTTGATGCTATTATACAAGAGTATTATACAAAAGACGACGAATTTATCCTCAATCTTTCAAGTGCAACTCCTCAAATAAAATCAGCTTTGTTTGTGATTAATAGACTTAGTGAAATCAATGTCAAGGCAGTACAAGTTCCAACTCCTGCAAAAAAATCAAACGCTGGAGTTCGGCATGATGATTCGGAAGATATTGATGTACTAATTGATACAAATATAGATAATAAGCAGGACTTTGTCGATCGAACTATTGAAGATACTTCAGAAAAGTTTAAACAAGGCTTAATGAAAAAAACTTTACGTGATTTTATTAAGAAATATGATTACAAAGCAAGTTTAGAGATAGCAAATCAATTGCCAGACCTCCCTGGTTTGAAAGATTGTCGCAAAAAGTTACAAGATATTGTCGATTCATTAGATAGGCAAGCTGTACCTCAAGTCCTCCAAAAGAAAAAATGGAGCGAAGAACAGAAAAAAGTATTAAATGCTTATTTGACTATTGATTTGCAAAAAGAACGTGGTAATTTTAGTGAAGGTCTGATTAGAATTAAAAACCTTACAGAGTTTATATTAGAAGACTATATCGAAAGTCGTTATCCAGGATTTCTGGATAATTATGTGAATCAATCAGAGAAATATTATCTCGGGATTCGGGATTATGATAAGATTCTTCAAACCAAAGATCGGATATTATCTGATAAAATCAAACCGATTTTGAGAATGAACAAAACACGAAATACGATAGCTCATAAATTGGATTCACTAGATTCTGAGGAACTTAAACAGTTAGGTCCAGTTCTAAAAGCCTTAAAAGGGCTAATCAAGGAACAGTATCAACTTACTGAAAAGGATTTTAATTTTTACAAGGATTTTAATAAAGAATTATTAGAATTACTGAAATAATGAGAGGTAGAATATCTTGGAAATTTTAATTTCAGCAGTTGGAACGACAGATCCGATAAGCAATAATCGAGATGCAGCTTTATTACATATTGCTCGAACATATAGACCTGAACAAATTGTTTTGGTTTATAGTGAAGAAATGTTAGTAAAAAAAGATCTTGTTGAGAAAGCATTATGTTCAATAGAGGGTTATCATCCTAAAGTGGTTATTGAATCAATCATATTGAAAAATGATGAAGTCTATCTATTTGATAAAATGTATGGAGTGATGGGACAGATTATCGAAAAATATTCTGGAACAGATCATCAATTAATCTTAAATCTCTCCTCAGGGACACCTCAGATTATTTCTGCTTTATTTGCCTTGAATCGAATTAATGATTATAATACGCAGGCCATACAGGTTGCAACACCTAACAAATCAGCAAACAGAAAGTATGTGCCACTGTCAAGTGAAGGTGAACAGAAGCTTTTTGACGAGAACGAGGATAACCAAAAGGATTACGAAGATCGTACAATCAAAGATGAAGCTGAAAAATTTAACCAGTCTCTTATCAAGCGCCACTTAAGAAATTTAATCTCTTCTTATGATTATCTTGCTGCGGAAGAATTAGTTACTAGAAAAGAATACAATAAATTACTTTCTAAAAAGAAATTAGCTCGTTTAAGAGACATATTAAATGATTTTGTAAAAGTATTTAAAACTCAAGCGATTTTAAAAGATATTCGGGAATATTCACTTACAGAAATTGAGAAAAAAGCTCTTAATTACTTTTTAATGATTGAAGTTTTGAAAGAGAGAGGGCAAGTTGCTGATGTCTTAATCAAATCAAAGTCTTATGTTGAATTTGTTATTGAGGAGAAGATAAAGAAAGATTATCCAGAATTGATAAAATATGATGGGACATTTCCAAAGTTAAATGAAGAATACAAGGATTTTGAAGCTATTTTAGATTTCATAGACCTAGAATTTAAGAAAGCCAAGGGTATAAAAGATGAGAAGGAAAGAATCTATTCACCTCAGTCAACCTTAAATCTCTTGTCTTATGAAAATATTCTATCTTATTATCAAGTTTCTCCTGAATTACTGAAGTCCATAAAGTTAATAAATAGCTTAAATGGTGAAAGAAATAAGGTGGCACATGGCTTGTCAAAGATTGATAGTAAACTAGTCAATTCAAAGAAATTGCAACAGACAATAGATACCTTGCGCTTTATTTTACAAGATACATTTGAGATTGATGATAGCTATTTCTCTTGTTATCAAACACTCAATAATGAAATGCTTGACTTACTTCGTCAATAATATACTTATTAATAAATCTATTTTGCTGAAGATACATATAATGAGATTGCAAGTGCTTGTTTTCCCAGTTGACGCAGACTTAAAAAAACGATATAATAAGAAAGTTGAGAATTGATTTTCACTTGTCTTAGTCCAGAGAAATGGCGGTGCTGCGAGCCATCTAAGCTAGGAAGTCATGCTACTCAATCAGACAATTGCATAAGATTATGAGAATGACAAGTTCATTGAATGAAGGTGGTACCGCGGTTTTTCGCCCTTCGTGATGTGAGCTTGTCTTTTGATTTTTGGAGGTGTTTATGAAGACATTTCTCGTGAAACAAAAGTTTCGTCTTGGAGGCGAACGCTTCGATATCAAGGATGACAGAGGAGTAGTGAACTATCAGGTGGAGGGCTCTTTCTTCCAAATTCCTAAGACCTTTACCATCTATGACGCCTATGGTGAGCAAGTCAGTGAAATCAGTAAAGAATTTTTCACTTTGCTTCCTCGCTTTACTATTCAGCTACGAAACGGTTCCAATTTCGTCATTCGAAAGAAGTTGACTTTCTTTCGAGATAAGTATGAGTTTGATAATCTAGGGCTTCGTATCGAGGGAAATATCTGGGATTTGAATTTTAAATTGCTAGATGATCGTGATCAGCTTGTCGCCGAGATTCGGAAAGAGATTTTCCATCTGATCTCAACCTACACCGTAACCGTCTATGAAGACTCTTATGCAGACTTAGTCGTTTCCCTCTGTGTCGCGATTGACTATGTGGAGATGCTAGAAAGCCAATCAAATTAAACAAGTAAATAAGGAGATATTATGAAACAACTATCTAGTGCTCAAGTTCGCCAAATGTGGCTTGATTTCTGGGCCAGCAAAGGTCACTCTGTAGAACCATCAGTGAGCTTGGTTCCAGTAAACGACCCAACTCTTTTGTGGATCAACTCTGGGGTAGCAACTCTTAAGAAATACTTTGACGGGACTATCAAACCTGAAAACCCACGTATTACCAATGCGCAAAAAGCCATCCGTACCAACGACATCGAAAACGTAGGGAAGACTGCGCGTCACCATACTATGTTTGAAATGTTGGGGAACTTTTCTATCGGGGATTACTTCCGTGATGAAGCCATCACTTGGGCTTATGAGCTTTTGACAAGTCCTGAATGGTTTGATTTCCCTAAAGACAAACTATATATGACCTACTATCCAGATGATAAAGATTCTTACAACCGCTGGATTGAAGTGGGCGTGGATCCAAGTCACTTGATCCCAATCGAAGATAACTTCTGGGAAATCGGTGCAGGACCTTCTGGACCAGATACAGAAATCTTCTTTGACCGTGGGGAAGCCTTTGATCCAGAAAATATCGGTATTCGCCTTCTAGCAGAAGATATCGAAAATGACCGTTACATCGAAATCTGGAACATCGTTTTGTCACAATTTAACGCGGATCCTGCTGTTCCTCGTAGCGAATACAAGGAATTGCCACACAAAAACATTGATACGGGCGCTGGTTTGGAGCGTTTGGTGGCGGTTATCCAAGGGGCTAAGACAAACTTTGAAACAGACCTTTTCATGCCGATTATTCGTGAAGTTGAGAAGTTGTCTGGTAAGGTCTACGACCAAGATGGCGATAACATGAGCTTCAAGGTTATCGCTGACCACATCCGTTCCCTTTCATTTGCCATCGGTGATGGTGCCCTTCCAGGAAATGAAGGCCGTGGTTATGTCCTTCGTCGTCTTCTCCGTCGTGCGTCTATGCATGGTCAAAAATTGGGCATCAACGAGCCTTTCCTTTACAAACTCGTTCCAACTGTTGGTAAAATCATGGAAAGCTACTACCCAGAAGTGCTTGAAAAACGTGACTTTATCGAAAAAATCATCAAGAGCGAAGAAGAGTCATTTGCTCGTACCCTTCACTCAGGCCAACATTTTGCAGAAACTATTGTAGCTGACTTGAAAGAAAAAGGTCAATCTGTCATTGCTGGACAAGATGTCTTCAAACTCTACGACACATATGGATTCCCAGTGGAATTGACAGAAGAAATCGCTGAAGAAGCTGGCATGACGGTAGACCGTGAAGGCTTTGAAGCAGCCATGAAAGAGCAGCAAGAACGTGCGCGTGCGTCAGCTGTCAAGGGTGGTTCAATGGGAATGCAAAATGAAACCCTTCAAAACATTACAGTTGAAAGTGTTTTTAACTATGAAGCATCTCAATTGTCTTCTAAATTGGTCGCTATCGTAGCGGACAATGCAGAAGTAGAAGCTGTTTCAGAAGGAACTGTCTCTCTTATCTTTGCAGAGACTCCATTCTATGCTGAAATGGGTGGACAAGTAGCTGACCACGGTCAAGTCTTGGACGCTGCTGGAAATGTCGTGGCTACTGTGACAGATGTTCAAAAAGCACCAAATGGCCAGCCACTTCATACAGTTGAAGTTCTTGCACCGCTGGCTTTGAATGCAGAATACACCTTGGCAATTGATACAAATCGTCGTCACCGTGTCATGAAAAACCACACTGCAACGCACTTGCTCCATGCAGCCCTTCACAATATCCTTGGAAACCATGCGACACAAGCAGGATCCCTTAACGAAGTCGAATTCCTTCGTTTTGACTTCACACACTTCCAAGCCGTAACTCCTGAAGAGTTGCGCGCCATTGAACAACAAGTCAATGAGAAAATCTGGGAAGCAATTGCAGTAGAAACTGTTGAGACAGATATTGACACTGCTAAAGAAATGGGAGCTATGGCCCTCTTTGGTGAGAAATACGGTAAAGAAGTCCGCGTTGTAACCATCGGTGACTACTCTGTGGAACTCTGTGGTGGTACCCACGTTGGCAACACTTCTGAGATTGGCCTCTTCAAGATTGTCAAAGAAGAAGGGATTGGATCAGGAACTCGTCGTATCTTGGCAGTGACTGGTAAGGAAGCCTTTGAAGCCTACCGTGAACAAGAAGACGCTCTGAAAACAGTAGCAGCAACCTTGAAAGCACCTCAACTCAAGGAAGTGCCTCACAAGGTTGAAGGCCTTCAAGAACAACTCCGTCAATTGCAAAAAGAAAATGCAGAGTTGAAGGAAAAAGCCGCAGCTGCAGCCGCAGGTGATGTCTTCAAGGATGCGAAGGAAGTCAACGGCCACCGTTATATTGCTAGCCAAGTTTCTGTATCAGATGCCGGTGCCCTTCGTACCTTTGCGGACAAATGGAAACAAAAAGACTACTCTGATGTGCTTGTCCTAGTTGCCGCTATTGGTGACAAAGTCAATGTCCTTGTAGCAAGTAAGGCCAAAGACATTCACGCGGGTAACTTGGTTAAAGAATTGGCTCCAATCGTCGATGGACGTGGTGGTGGTAAACCAGACATGGCCATGGCAGGAGGGAGCAACCAAGCTAAGATTCAGGAATTGTTGGATGCAGTAGCAGGTAAATTGTAAGAAAATAAAGATCTATCCACTTGGGTAGGTCTTTTTGCCTACTTAAAAAGCCAAATCCGACCGGATTTGACTTTGAACTGATAAGTTTATTTTGTTGCCCAGACACTTACCGAAGCAGCTGAGACTGGAAATTGTCCATAACCTTCCTCATCGATTGTAACTTGACCTTGGTGGTTTTCAAGTAAATCTACAAAGGTTTGGCCAGCCCATTCTTGACCGACAAACATAGACTTGCTGTTTTCTTGGTCATTTGAAATCAAGACTGCGATTGGGGATTGATTTTCAGCGCCTGAACGAACCCATCCGATACAGTTGGCATCGTCAAAGTAGTCTGTTTGCTCTCCATAGGCCAAGTCTTTTCGGATGGCTAGGAGACGGTCAAGAACTTCTCTGAAATCTTGTTGAGCAAATTGCCCAGAAATACCATAATAGTCTCCGTAAAAGACACATGGAAGCCCATCTTGGCGTAATAGAATAAGGGCATAAGCTGCTGGCTTGAACCATTCTTCAACAGTAGACTCAAGGGCTTGTCCTCTCTGAGTATCATGGTTGTCCACGAAAGTGACAGCCTTATCAGGCTTGAGTTCAACCAAGCTATCAGTAAAGATAGTACGAAGGTCGTAGCTTGCTCCAGCCTGACTGGCTTCAAAGAGGTTTTGGTGGAGACGAACATCGACAAGGTCAAAACGTTCTTCCGTTTTTTCAAGATAGTCTAGGTTGGCTTCCTTGTCTGGATTCCAAAATTCCCCAAAAACATAGAAATCTTCTCCGTATTTTTCCTTCATATCACGGATGAAATTGCCCATAAAGAAGGAGTCGATGTGTTTAACGGCATCCAAGCGGAATCCTGCCACACCAGTCGTTTCCATGAACCAGTCAGCCCAGTCATAGATGTTTTGGATGACTTCAGGATGCTTAAAGTCTAGGTCAGCATACATGAGGTAGTCGTAGTTGCCGTTTTCGTTATCGACCAATTCCTCATTTGCCCAACCTTTATTGTCCCCCTGAATAAGGTAAATGCCAGACTTACGGCGTTTGGCATCGTAGTCTGTACCTGTAAAGTGGTACCAGTGCCAGTGGAAGTCATTGTAGGTATTTTGGCGACCATCGAAGGTAAAGTGAGTCCAGCCATTGATAGTAAATGGCTTGCTTAGTTGAACTGTACGGTCCTCCGGATCGACTTCGATAACTTGAAAGGCTTCCATATGATCGGCAGCAGCCTTGTGATTGAGCACCACATCGGCCATAGGTCGAATTCCCTGAGCCTTTAAGGCTTGAATGGCTTGAAGATAGTCTTTTTTGAACCCATACTTGGTGCGGACAGTTCCTTTTTGGTGAAATTCACCTAGATCAAAAAGATCATAAACGCCATAGCCGACATCTTTTTCGTTGGTTGCCTTGAAGGCAGGTGGCATCCAGACATGGCTAATTCCCAGATGGGCTAGGTGCTCTGCATCATTTGTCAGTCGCGTCCAGTGTTGGCCGTCGTGAGGCAGATACCACTCAAAGTATTGCATAAGTGTCTGATTTTGCATTGTTTTTCCTCTTGCTTATCAATGTTGTGTTTTATTCTACCATAAAGTTTAGTACTAGGCAAACGTTTGCGCAGTTTTCTATACTCATTTCTAGAATTGTCTATTTTTAAAGACACTATTTCCTTCCCATTGCTAGAGAAATAGTGTTTAGGAGAAAAAATAAATTGAGTAAACTTATTTTTACAAAAATGGCACTTAGTAAACTAAAGTAAAAATGGATAAGCGGTTTCTTTTTTGAGAATTGTCATAAAATTTGCTATAATAGTAGCTATGAATAGAATTAGGGTCAGCAGACGTGTTGAAAAAAAGCTAGCTAAGGGTCTAGTTCTTTTGGAAGCAAGTGATTTAAGAGATATTGATCTGACGGATCAGGCAGTAGAAGTTCTTAGTCAAGATAGGAAGTTTTTAGGGAGTGCCTATCTTTCTCAACAGAACAAGGGAATTGGTTGGTTGGTCAGCAAGGAAAAAGTTTCTTTCGATCAAACCTTCTTTGAAACTCTGTTTCGTAAGGCCAAGGAAGCTAGAAAGCCATATTATCAAGATGACTTGACTACTGCCTTTCGCCTTTTTAACCAAGAGGGGGATGGTTTTGGTGGCCTGACTATCGATCTCTACGGAGATTATGCTGTCTTTTCGTGGTACAACTCGTTTGTTTACCAGATTCGTGAGCTGATAGTAAAGGCTTTTAAGGAAGTCTTTCCTGAGGTTTTGGGAGCGTACGAAAAGATTCGTTTTAAAGGTCTAGATTACGAGTCTGCTCATGTCTATGGTGAGAAAGCGCCAGACTACTTTACTGTTCTTGAGAATGGCGTGCTCTATCAAGTCTTTATGAATGATGGCTTGATGACAGGTATTTTTCTGGACCAACATGAGGTTCGTGGGAGTTTGGTGGATGGTCTAGCCATGGGTAAATCCTTGCTCAATATGTTTTCCTATACGGCTGCCTTTTCAGTTGCTGCAGCTATGGGAGGCGCCAGTGAGACGACTTCTGTCGACTTGGCCAAACGATCGAGAGAGCTATCAGAAGCTCATTTTCAGGCAAATGGATTCAGTACGGACAATCACCGTTTTATCGTCATGGATGTCTTTGAATACTTCAAGTATGCTAAGCGGAAAGGATTGACCTATGATGTGATTGTCCTTGATCCACCGAGCTTTGCCCGCAATAAAAAACAAACATTTTCTGTGGCGAAGGACTATCACAAGCTGATTTCCCAGAGTCTAGAAATTATAAATCCGGGAGGGATTATCATTGCCAGTACTAATGCTGCCAATGTTTCCCGCCAGAAATTTACAGAACAAATTGATAAAGGTTTTGCAGGAAGAAGGTATCAGATTTTGAACCAATATGGCCTTCCAGCAGACTTTGCCTATAATAAAAAAGATGAAAGCAGTAATTACCTCAAGGTGATTAGTATGAAGGTTAGTAGATGAAATTAATCGTTTCAGTAATGCCAAGAAGTTTAGAAGAAGCGCAAGAACTGGATGCCACAAGGTATGAAGATGCCGATATCATCGAATGGCGTGCGGACTTTCTTGCAAAGGACGCTATTTTACAGGTAGCACCCGCTATCTTTGAGAAATTTGCAGGACGCGAACTGGTCTTTACCCTTCGGACTCGCTCTGAGGGAGGAGAAATCGAACTGTCTTCTGAGGAGTATGTTCAAATCATCAAGGAAGTCACTCAACTCTATCAACCAGACTATGTGGATTTTGAGTATTTCAGCTACAAGGACGTTTTTGAGGAGATGTTGGATTTTCCAAATCTTGTTTTGAGTTACCATAATTTCCAAGAGACACCTGAAAACATGATGGAGATCCTGTCTGAGTTGACCAGTCTGTCTCCCAAAGTGGTCAAGGTATCTGTCATGGCCCATACGGAGCAAGATGTTTTAGACTTGATGAACTACACACGAGGATTTAAGACACTCAATCCTGAGCAAGACTACGTGACCATTTCCATGGGAAAAATGGGCAAGGTATCGCGTATCACTTCAGATGTGACGGGTTCAAGTTGGTCATTTGCGAGTCTTGATGAAGCGAGTGCCCCAGGTCAGATTTCTCTATCAAACATGAAAAAAATCAGGGAGATTTTGGATGAAGCTTGATGGCTATACACGTTTAGCTGCAGTTGTTGCCAATCCCATCAAACACTCTATTTCACCCTTCATCCACAATAGCGCCTTTGAGGCGACAGCTACCAATGGTGCCTATGTAGCTTGGGAAATTGAAACGGGTGACTTGGCAGAAACAGTCGCCAATATTCGCCGTTACCAGATGTTTGGGATCAATCTCTCCATGCCATACAAGGAGCAGGTGATTCTTTATCTGGATGAGTTGAGTGATGAGGCTCGTTTGATTGGGGCGGTCAACACAGTTGTTAATCAAGACGGAATGTTAATTGGATATAATACAGATGGCAAGGGATTCTTTAATAGCTTGCCTTCTTTTACAATTTCAGATAAGAAAATGACCATTCTGGGAGCAGGTGGTGCGGCTAAGTCCATTTTGGCACAGGCTATTTTAGATGGCGTCAGTCAGATTTCAGTCTTTGTTCGTTCAGTTTCCATGGAAAAAACAAGACCTTACCTGACCAAGTTACAGGAGCAGACAGGCTTTAAAGTGGACTTGTATGCTTTAGAAAATCTTTCTGAACTGCAAGAAAAGATTGCCAAGTCGGACCTGCTCGTCAATGCGACTAGTGTAGGGATGGATGACCAGTCGTCCCCAGTTCCAGAAAGCATCAATTTGCCAGAAACACTCTTGGTCGCAGATATCATTTACCAACCCTTTGAAACACCATTTTTGAAATGGGCCAAAAGTCAGGGTAATCCAGTTGTCAATGGTCTGGGAATGTTGCTCTATCAAGCTGCAGAAGCTTTTCAACTGTGGACAGGCAAGGAAATGCCGATAGAAGAGATTTGGCAGTCCTTAACGGAAAAATACCAATAATGAAAAGGAGAACCACCTATGAAAATCAGAATCGATATTCCACATCATCCTTATGATATTCAGATTGAAAAAGGTTGTCTATCGCAAGCAGGTCAATGGTTGAAAGAACTCTGGCAACCGCAAAAAGTGGTTATCGTAACAGACAACCATGTGGCCTCACTCTACGCGGAGAAGGTCAAGCTCAGCCTAGAAGATGCTGGTTTTCAGGTAGCTGTTTTTGACTTTTTAGAAGGTGAAGAAAGAAAGAATTTAACTACTGTTCAGAAAGTCTATGAATTTCTAGTCAAGCAAGGTCTGACTCGTAGCGATGGGATTGTGGTCCTTGGTGGTGGTGTCGTTGGGGACCTAGCTGGCTTTGTAGCCTCTACCTATATGCGGGGCATTCACTTTGTTCAGATTCCGACTAGTTTGACAGCCCAGGTTGATTCTTCTATCGGTGGGAAGACAGGTGTTAATACTCCTTTTGCTAAGAATATGGTAGGAACTTTTGCCCAACCTGATGGGGTTCTGATTGATCCACTTGTCCTTGAAACGCTTGGAAAAAGAGAGTTGATTGAAGGAATGGGTGAGGTTATCAAGTATGGCTTGATTGAGGATCCAGAACTATGGGCTCTCTTAACGGAGCTGGATGGTTCTGTTGAGAGTATTCTGGAACATGCAGAGACTTTGATTGAACATTCTTGTCAGGTTAAGCGCAAGATGGTGGTTGAGGATGAGTTGGATAACGGTGTTCGCCTTTACCTCAATTTTGGGCACACTATTGGCCATGCCATTGAAGCAACGGCCGGTTATGGCAAGGTTATGCATGGTGAGGCTGTGGCCATGGGCATGGTTCAGATTTCCAAGGTTGCTGAGGAAAAAGGCCTTATGCCGATTGGAATAACCCAGTCCATCACAGCTATGTGTCAGAAATTTGGTTTGCCTGTTGACTATGAAAACTGGGATGTTGATAAACTTTATCAAGCTTTGACT is a window from the Streptococcus oralis genome containing:
- the aroB gene encoding 3-dehydroquinate synthase, with protein sequence MKIRIDIPHHPYDIQIEKGCLSQAGQWLKELWQPQKVVIVTDNHVASLYAEKVKLSLEDAGFQVAVFDFLEGEERKNLTTVQKVYEFLVKQGLTRSDGIVVLGGGVVGDLAGFVASTYMRGIHFVQIPTSLTAQVDSSIGGKTGVNTPFAKNMVGTFAQPDGVLIDPLVLETLGKRELIEGMGEVIKYGLIEDPELWALLTELDGSVESILEHAETLIEHSCQVKRKMVVEDELDNGVRLYLNFGHTIGHAIEATAGYGKVMHGEAVAMGMVQISKVAEEKGLMPIGITQSITAMCQKFGLPVDYENWDVDKLYQALTHDKKARGNTLKLVLVPELGSATIHPVSLEEMKDYLVK
- a CDS encoding shikimate dehydrogenase, which produces MKLDGYTRLAAVVANPIKHSISPFIHNSAFEATATNGAYVAWEIETGDLAETVANIRRYQMFGINLSMPYKEQVILYLDELSDEARLIGAVNTVVNQDGMLIGYNTDGKGFFNSLPSFTISDKKMTILGAGGAAKSILAQAILDGVSQISVFVRSVSMEKTRPYLTKLQEQTGFKVDLYALENLSELQEKIAKSDLLVNATSVGMDDQSSPVPESINLPETLLVADIIYQPFETPFLKWAKSQGNPVVNGLGMLLYQAAEAFQLWTGKEMPIEEIWQSLTEKYQ